Within Candidatus Latescibacterota bacterium, the genomic segment CGGCTATTGAGGCCGCACGGGACATCCGCTTCGTGCCTGGAGAAATAAAGGGCGTACCCACTTCAATGTGGATACGCCTAACAATCGGATTCCAGCCGAAGTAAAAACCTACTCTTTGTAGAGTGTCTTCACGTAACTCCAGCTTCTATTTTCATTGGCAATGGAACAATTCACCAGGTCCATCACACAATGTCCTTCGACATAATCGTCTGCCCAGTTCGCCGGATCCGCGTTCTGACATGACCCGTTATATGCTCCGCTACCACAATACGCGGCGAAATTGCCGGTACCGTACTTCATGACCATAAGTGTGCCTTCGTAGGTGCCGAACATCCGTTCTTCTATATCGAGTATGCCATCGAAATCCCAGTCCCCGAAAGTGAATGAGATCACGAGTGTCCCTTCCATTATGCCATTTACGGGATGTGTGATCTCCCAGTTCGGCTTGCTGGCAAGTGACTCCCCGTCAAATTCAGCTGTCCAGGATCCAGTCATTGGATTGTATTCAAAGAAATTGTCATAGAGGTACTGCCACCTGGCTGCCGGATCACCCGTCCCGGGCCAGCCGGTATCATCGATCTCAACCCACCAGGTCCCTCCGACCACAAGAGGGTCACCTGCGATGATATCCCCGAAATACATAGGAGGCGATGCCATGATCATGTTCCCAAAACCTTCGAAATCAAATTCGAGAAAAAGTGTATCGGGCATCTCAGCAAAAAGCTCGATCGGTATCAGGACGATCATGACTAGGAACAGGACCGATAAAGTGCGTCTTCTCATTTAAGCTCACTTCCTTTCATTGCAGGAAATTCAGTCCTTGTGAATCGCCTTGATCGAACCCCAGCTGGAAGCTTCGTTTGCTGTCACGCAGCTGGTATCGCGGAGATATAGTCTTCCGGATGCCGATATCGGTGAGGGAACATAAAGCTCCTCTTCCATCGTCGAATCATCGATAAGATCGAGAGTCCCTGCACAGTTGCCCTGACCGCAGAAACTCGTAAAGCATCCCTTGCTGAAATTTATGTAACATACAAATCCGATGGAAAACTGCTTGGCAAGATAATCGCTGTCTTCCATGATCCCGTTACCGTTGTAATCGCGGATAACAACTCTGAAGCTCGAACAGAGGCCCCCGAGAGTATCGCCGGCATCGGTGTAGAAACGCCATTCAGGCGCATCGTCTCCCAGCATCACCTGAGGCCATTGTCCGTCCCATCCTTCGGCTCCCGGCGTGGCATCATATGTGAAATAATTCGAGAAGATATAATCCCATCTCTCATTGTTCGGCGTTCCCGGGTTATCGACAGGCCAGCTGCTGTCGTCCATTGAGATCCAGTAAACACCCGTAGACAATGTCCCTCCGGTAATATTCCCGCTCCAGTAAGGGGGTGAATCCATAAAAGAACCTCCCCCGTCGAGCGCAAACGTCTCCGTCCTAAACTCGATGGCAGAGATGCCTGAAGCGGAAAAAACGAGGAAGGAGAATGCCATAACGACTAACATTACCCTTTTGATCACTGCTTCCCTCCTTTATGAGAACTCTCTCTTTGCTTCTGTAAAATATTTTTTACCAACCCTGAAGCATTCTACCACAAACCCGAAAATAATTAAAGAAGAATCTATGAATATATCTACCTAATAATCTTTATTGCTGGTCACCAGACTTCTCTCTCCCTGTAAACGTCGAATATTCTCAGGGAATAGTCGGAAAATTCACCTATCACTTCGGGGTAACCATCGTTATTCATGTCAAATACCATTATTCTGTCTCCGAAGCTCTCGGCCCACTCGAGTTCAATATTGCGGAATTTGCTATCTATGACCACGCCTGTGTTCAGGACGATCTCGAGTTGGTCATCGGCGTCCATATTTGCCACCACGATCTCGGACGCCTCGAATTTTCTTTCGCTTTTCCATTGTATGCTCTTGTCGAGTGCATCGATGATATACAGCGTCCCGTTTGCTATCATCACGAATTCCTGCTGTGGGTCACCGTCTATATTGGCCAGCTCCACGGCCTCGATACTGGTGTAATCATCCTCGATATTCTCCCAGAGGTTTACATATCCTTCCATTGAATATATCAGCAACCTCCCGGCTACCGTCACGATGACAATGTCGGGACTGCCGTCAGGTTCGACGTCCGTTATGAAGAATCTTCTCACCCTGGCTCCCAGATTCGTCAGTTCCCATTCCCTCTTCCAACCGCTCCCCGTCCATCTATTCAGGAATATTTTCCCGTTGACGTCAGCATATATCACTCCCCAGCCACTACCATTATCCAGCGGGATTATTTTGGCGAAGGGGAAACGGCCGAATGCATCCAACATCTCGTACGGATCCAGTTCAACGGCCCAGGCCCCTGACATCTCACCACTGAACAACACTGCCATCACGAAAACCGCTCCCAGAATCAAAAGTTTCTTCATCAGTCGACTCCCTTCCTGACTACCTTTCTTACTCCCCTGGAAGACCCGCCACGACGGGGGTCGGATACACCGTACATTTCTTTTTCCTGAATCATGATCACCTGGGCATCGCCTATCGGGGCCCTCTCTTTTATGATATGCCCCCTGCTCTTCAGACCTTCAATAACGGATCGATCGACCATTCCTTTTTCGTAATAGACCTTATCCGGCATCCATTGATGGTGGATCCTCCCGTCAGACACTGCTTCCTGAGGGCTCATGCAGAGATCGATTATATTTACGATTATCCGGGTGACGGTCGTTATGATTGTGGAACCGCCCGGCGAACCAAGAACCAGAAGGGGTTTTTCGTCCCGGAGGACTATCGTCGGTGTCATCGAACTGAGCATCCTCTTGCCTGGCTCGATTGAGTTGGCCTTTCCTCCCACCAGGCCATAGATATTCGGCACACCCGGTTTTGACGAGAAATCATCCATCTCATTGTTCATAAGGAAACCTGCGCCTTCCACAACTACTTTCGAGCCATAAGCGCTGTTGAGTGTCGTTGTAACAGCAACAACATTTCCTTCTCCATCAGCGATTGAATAATGTGTGGTCTCCTCGCTCTCGTGTGAGCCTGGGAGAGCCTTTCCAAGACTCGAAGATGGCGTCGCACTCTCCCCGATCGAATTCCTGAGCCGATCCGCATATTCTCTTGAAAGAAGCCTCCCGAGAGGCATATCGATAAAGTCAGGATCTCCCAGAAACTGAGCACGATCCCTGTACGCGCGTCTCTCCGCCTCTATCAGGAGGTGTTCGACATCTGCTTTCACCCGATCATTTTCCTGCATGTCGAACCCTTCAAGTATATTCAGAATCTCCAACAACACGATCCCGCCCGAACTTGGTGGAGGAGCTGATATCACAATATGCCCACGATAGCTCCCGATTACAGGCTCCCTGAAAACAGCCCTGTATTCGTTAAGATCATCCATCTTGATGAGTCCGCCACCCCTCTCC encodes:
- the ggt gene encoding gamma-glutamyltransferase; the encoded protein is MNIHIRSYFSRIAITLVISIFFSSIPLVASDPVSERSSAGMVSTACSEATSVGVAILEKGGNAIDAAVATGFALAVTFPSAGNIGGGGFLLARMDSGTVFFIDFREKAPMAASENMYLDRAGDVIKGMSTTGHRACGVPGTVAGLYMAWEKYGTLEWEELIEPSIRLAEKGFTIDYHLARSLRKLMKYDSEYPGVKKFYRESGRPMVPEDTLVQPELARVLKLIAQDGPEAFYQGWVARLIVREMERGGGLIKMDDLNEYRAVFREPVIGSYRGHIVISAPPPSSGGIVLLEILNILEGFDMQENDRVKADVEHLLIEAERRAYRDRAQFLGDPDFIDMPLGRLLSREYADRLRNSIGESATPSSSLGKALPGSHESEETTHYSIADGEGNVVAVTTTLNSAYGSKVVVEGAGFLMNNEMDDFSSKPGVPNIYGLVGGKANSIEPGKRMLSSMTPTIVLRDEKPLLVLGSPGGSTIITTVTRIIVNIIDLCMSPQEAVSDGRIHHQWMPDKVYYEKGMVDRSVIEGLKSRGHIIKERAPIGDAQVIMIQEKEMYGVSDPRRGGSSRGVRKVVRKGVD